From Chryseobacterium salivictor, a single genomic window includes:
- a CDS encoding DEAD/DEAH box helicase, whose protein sequence is MSTLISDLGIIHPLQKALTDLEITVATDIQDQVIPVILGQNEDLVALAKTGTGKTAAFGLPLIQLVDVDNKNIQTVILSPTRELSQQIFNNLKDFAKYIPEVSIVLLTGGNTVKSQIEELKSPTHIIVATPGRFLDLLEKGALDIKSLKNLVLDEADEMFQALKDDLMPILKAMPKNRRTYLFSATMPGELKDIVHNYMSKNAVSINSEMATVGHQGIDHQYIVVEPIEKLDVLLHFLNSQEGGRGIIFCKTKAAVNKLAKNLAIRKISSGALHGSLTQGIRDRIMDQFREGYIDILVATDLVARGIDVKELAYVVNYHLPDTHEAYVHRSGRTGRAGANGLSMTIIQQEEVKEIAGFEQELGIKFKEIKKADAEAIEWNNTLVWAKKVFKTKPNREIPDEVRQQVKTIFHHLTKEELMDKVLSNYLAENN, encoded by the coding sequence ATGTCCACACTGATATCCGACTTAGGAATTATTCATCCACTTCAAAAAGCCTTAACCGATTTAGAAATAACGGTTGCGACTGATATTCAGGATCAGGTTATTCCGGTGATTCTTGGTCAGAATGAAGATTTGGTTGCACTGGCAAAAACCGGAACAGGTAAAACTGCCGCTTTCGGACTGCCGCTGATACAGTTGGTCGATGTTGATAATAAGAATATTCAAACGGTTATTTTATCGCCTACCAGAGAACTGAGCCAGCAGATTTTTAATAATCTTAAAGATTTTGCCAAATATATTCCTGAGGTTTCAATCGTCTTGCTGACAGGAGGAAATACGGTGAAATCACAAATAGAAGAGTTGAAATCTCCGACGCATATCATCGTGGCAACCCCGGGCCGTTTTTTAGATCTGTTGGAAAAAGGAGCACTGGACATTAAATCCCTGAAAAACTTGGTTTTGGACGAAGCTGATGAAATGTTTCAGGCTTTAAAAGATGATTTGATGCCGATTTTGAAAGCGATGCCTAAAAACCGCCGCACTTATTTATTCAGTGCGACAATGCCAGGTGAACTGAAAGATATCGTTCATAATTATATGTCGAAAAATGCGGTTTCCATTAACTCTGAAATGGCGACCGTCGGACATCAAGGTATTGATCACCAGTATATTGTCGTAGAGCCGATTGAGAAATTAGATGTGCTTTTACACTTTTTAAACTCGCAGGAAGGAGGCAGAGGAATTATTTTCTGTAAAACCAAAGCAGCCGTTAATAAACTGGCGAAAAATCTTGCGATCCGTAAAATCTCCTCTGGCGCTTTGCACGGAAGTTTAACGCAGGGAATCCGGGACCGTATTATGGATCAGTTCCGCGAAGGATATATCGATATTTTGGTGGCTACCGATTTGGTCGCAAGAGGTATCGATGTCAAAGAATTAGCCTATGTGGTGAATTATCATTTGCCGGACACGCATGAAGCTTATGTGCACCGCAGCGGAAGAACGGGCAGAGCAGGAGCAAACGGACTTTCGATGACGATTATTCAGCAGGAGGAAGTGAAAGAAATTGCCGGTTTTGAACAAGAATTGGGTATTAAATTCAAAGAGATAAAAAAAGCCGATGCCGAAGCGATCGAATGGAACAATACTTTGGTTTGGGCGAAAAAAGTCTTCAAAACAAAACCCAACCGCGAGATTCCTGATGAGGTAAGACAGCAGGTTAAAACCATTTTTCATCATTTGACAAAAGAAGAATTGATGGATAAAGTGCTTTCAAATTATCTGGCAGAAAACAATTAA